From the Kiloniellales bacterium genome, the window CGCCGTCCGAGCTGCAGGAAGCGTCGAGTGTTCCGGCGGACGACGCCATTGGGGTCGCTATGGAACGCGCTGCGCCGCTTCCGGCCGCCGGACCCGCGCCGTCCGTCACGACGCCCCGCAGCCGTCGCGCCACCCCGCTCGCCCTGTGGAAGAGGCCGTCGGCGCATTCGGGCCGAGCCGACGGCCCGCCTTAAGTGTCTGCCAAAGGAGCTATGCCTTTTGCCACTTAAGGCTGCTTTGCCGGGGAACCCCGCTACAACGAAAAATGGCACCTAATGGCAATTGCTTCACGGCATGAGGGCATAGGCTTTTGGTCTGAAGGGCGCGGAGGCGCCCGGAAAGACAATCCTGGCCCCAAAGACCTCTCTCGATAGGTCCGGCCCGCATTGTCTCTCCGGCCGGCGCCGACACCGAGGGGGGATCATGGAGGGCATTCCACTTTCGCGGGCAAGCCAGCTGCTTCAGGTCACCGCTACGCTGGAACGACGCGGCTTCACGGCCGAGCGCATGCTGGAGCAGGCGAAGCTGCCGATGTGGCACTACTGCGATCCGGAGGACCTGATCCCCACGCAGCACATCCAAGCGCTCATGGACCATGCCGCCCGAAGCCTGGGCAGCCCGACCTTCGGCCTCGAGGTCGCGACCGACAACGAGCTCGCCACGCTGGGCACCTACGGCAGGCTGGTCGCGAACGCGCCGACGGTGCACCACGCCTTCCAGACGAGCTGCCGCCTGCTGCACCTGCATACCTCCGCCGCCCGCAACTGGCTGGCCGAGACGGACGAGGAGGTCTGGTTCTGCCGCAGCAGTTTCCAGGGCCCTGAGGTCGGTCGCTGGCAGATGGAGCAATACGTCGTGGCCCGGCTGGTTGAGCAGGTGCGTCTGGGGGCCGGCCCGTCGTGGTGTCCGGCCAAGGTCTGCCTTCAGACCCGCCGGACGCTCGAGCCCGAAGTGAGGGAAGCCCTGGGCGATCCGGAGATCCGAAGTGGGCAGAAGTTCACCGCCATCGCCGTGCCGCGCGCCTTGCTCGTGCAGCCGCTGCGGCGGCGCGGCACGGCGCCTGCCGATGTGGGCGCGACCGCCCAAAGCCGGCTCCGGCGCAGCGCGCCCGCCTCGAGCTTCGTCGATACCCTGCGCCAGCTGGCCGGCTCGCTGCTGAAGGAGGAGGGGCCGCCGCGGATCGAGGCCATGGCGGGGATCGCAGGCCTTTCGGTGCGTTCGCTGCAGCGGCGTCTGGCCAAGGAGGGCCTCAGCCACTTCCAGATCGTCGACCAGGCCCGCTATCAGGCCGCCACGCGCCTGCTGGAGGAGTCCGAGATCCGCATCACCGACATCGCCATGGATCTCGGCTACACCGACTCCGCCCACTTCACCCGCGCCTTCAGGCGCTGGGCCGGCGTCACGCCGAAGGCCTATCGCATCGCCAAGAAACCGCGTCTGGTCCAGCCGCGGCCCAGGTGCCGCCCCAATCCGCTCAGCAGGCCGGCAAAGCCCGCGAACCTCGTCGTAAGAGCCGCGCCGAAGCGAGTGGGAGCGGGCATGTCTCTTTTGGTGACTGCTCCCAGGGTGTAGACTCGCCCTCGGCTTCGCGTCGCCGGACAGCCGCGACGGCGGCTGCGGCGCGGGAGGTCTTCGAACACGAGCGGTCTGCCAGGGGTGACGATGTCAAGTTGCGCCAGTCGTGCTTCGGCCGCCGGTCCCGGTTCGGATCGCTGTCCGCCGATGCCTCGACGGGGCCGTCTGCGGCGCTTGCTCGCCCGTCTCGGTTGGGCGCCGCGATCGGGTCTACCGGCCCTGGCCCTGACGCTCGTGTTGGCTGCCTGCGCGGCGCCGGCCGCGGACGAGCGCCGGGTCGGCTGGCTGGGCCAGGACGAGCATCGGATCGAGGTCACGGACGACGTTTTCGCCGGCGCCGAGGTCGTCCGCGTCGGCTTCAGCGACCGCTGGCAGACGGAAGAGTACGCGCTCTTTCAGGCCGGCGACAGACAGCTGGAGCTGGTCTTTGCCGAGGCGAAAAAGAGCTTCTCCGTCGCCCTCGAGTACCAGATGCCGATCACGACCATGGTGCCGACCTGGAACTCCAACGCACGGGGCGACCTGGCCTGGGGGCCGTTGGGGCGCTTCGATTGGCGGCTTCGCACCTGGTTCTACCGGATCTACGAGACGGATCGGCCCCGGCGGCCCTGCGTCGGCCTGCAGGTCGAATGGGACGAGATCTACGAGGATCCCTTCAACCGGCCGCGCCGAGTGCTCTTCGGCTACGCTTGCGGCCTCGCCGGAGAGGTCCTGGAGGACGAGGACGTGCGGGCGCTGATCCGCAGCATCGCGATACGCCGGCGCGACGAGGATTACCTCGGGCGGTCCTCGGCCCGCCGCGGCCGGGGGTCGCCGCAGCCTTCGCTCGATGCCGACGGGATCGCTTCCTCCGCGATCGTCGCTGCCAGAGGCCGGGGCGGCCTCTCGGCCAGCGGGAATCCAAACTTTCCCTTCGCCTTCGCGCGCTACTTCAGCGAGAGCAACGGCGGCGACAGGCGATGACGGCTCGGCTTCCAGGCCGCCCCTCGGGCTTCGCTCCGCCATGAAGGTCTGGCGCTAGAGCGGGATGATTTGAAGTCGAAGGCACTTCAAATCTGAATCGTGCTCTAGGGTCGCGCAACCCCGATGTCATGACGGGCTAGGAATCCGGCGCGTCGGCCTCGGTTTCGTCTTCCTTCTCGGGCTGCTCTTCGGGCTTCGACTTGTCCTCGAGTCGGAAGATCACGAACTCGCCCTCGGACCCGGTAAACACGCCGCTCTTGGGACCTTCCTCCCGCCGGTTCTGCACCTCGTAGGGCTCGATCCCCGCGCAGCCGGCGAGCACGAGCAGGGCGAGCAGCAAGCCCGCGCCCGGCTTCAGGCACCGGGCGCGGGCCTTCGCATCGTGGATTGCAAGCATTCGGCCTCCCAAGCGAAGGGCCCTTCTTTGAGCGGGATGGTTTGAAGTCGATTGGGCTTCAAATCCGACCCCCACTCAATTTCAACAGTTAGAGCACGATTCAAATACGAGGTCGAATCGACCTCATGTCATCGTGCTCTAGAACTTCACCCGGGCGCCGATCGTTCCGACGTTGATGTCCTCGAAGTTGCCCGGCCCGCTCCGGTCGAGCGAGTATAGCCGATACTGCAGGAAGATCTCGGTCCCGAACTGCTCGAGGCTCTGGACTGCCGCCAGGCCGACGGAGTAGCCGTCGTCGCTGCTGCTCGGGAAGTTGACC encodes:
- a CDS encoding AraC family transcriptional regulator ligand-binding domain-containing protein; its protein translation is MEGIPLSRASQLLQVTATLERRGFTAERMLEQAKLPMWHYCDPEDLIPTQHIQALMDHAARSLGSPTFGLEVATDNELATLGTYGRLVANAPTVHHAFQTSCRLLHLHTSAARNWLAETDEEVWFCRSSFQGPEVGRWQMEQYVVARLVEQVRLGAGPSWCPAKVCLQTRRTLEPEVREALGDPEIRSGQKFTAIAVPRALLVQPLRRRGTAPADVGATAQSRLRRSAPASSFVDTLRQLAGSLLKEEGPPRIEAMAGIAGLSVRSLQRRLAKEGLSHFQIVDQARYQAATRLLEESEIRITDIAMDLGYTDSAHFTRAFRRWAGVTPKAYRIAKKPRLVQPRPRCRPNPLSRPAKPANLVVRAAPKRVGAGMSLLVTAPRV